A window from Oreochromis aureus strain Israel breed Guangdong linkage group 16, ZZ_aureus, whole genome shotgun sequence encodes these proteins:
- the LOC116327792 gene encoding putative gustatory receptor clone PTE01, with the protein MGNSSEIVSFVLAAYGNVGALKYMYFVTILFWYLFICVANTILIVVIRVDRRLHEPMYILLCNLCVNEINSSTSLYPLLLSQMFSDSHEVTVPLCFLQMCCMYTTASVEFCSLAAMAYDRYIAICHPFSYNVIMNTERVFMLILLVWIFSFVSFLLSFSFIFGLRFCGNIIDNVYCDHQLIIRLSCSVSIHSSISIIFFVIMSIFIPFSLISASYVKILRVCRKTSTENKQKAVTTCTPQIVSVSNLFVGCICYSIDFRFLVSQVPDEVHIILPIYLLICQPMLTPFMYGFNLPKIRQSCKMLLFKRK; encoded by the coding sequence ATGGGAAACTCCAGTGAGATTGTGTCATTTGTGCTGGCTGCTTATGGAAATGTTGGAGCTTTAAAATACATGTATTTTGTAACAATATTGTTCTGGTACCTCTTTATATGTGTGGCCAACACAATCCTTATTGTGGTCATACGTGTGGACAGAAGGCTGCATGAGCCAATGTATATACTGCTTTGTAATTTatgtgtgaatgaaataaacagcagcacatcacTCTATCCTCTTTTGCTCTCACAGATGTTCTCAGACAGCCATGAGGTGACTGTGCCGTTGTGTTTTCTGCAGATGTGTTGTATGTACACAACTGCTTCTGTTGAGTTTTGCAGTTTAGCAGCCATGGCCTATGACAGATATATCGCAATCTGTCATCCATTTAGCTATAATGTCATTATGAACACAGAGAGAGTGTTTATGTTGATTCTGCTTGTGTGGATTTTTTCATTTGTTAGTTTTTTACTCTCATTTTCGTTCATCTTTGGTTTAAGGTTTTGTGGAAATATTATTGATAATGTATATTGTGACCACCAATTAATAATTCGACTTTCATGTTCAGTTTCAATTCACAGCTCTATATCTATCATATTCTTTGTTATAATGAGTATTTTCATACCCTTCAGTCTCATTTCAGCCTCTTATGTGAAGATTTTGAGAGTTTGTCGAAAAACATCcacagaaaacaagcagaaagctGTGACTACTTGCACCCCTCAGATTGTCTCTGTGTCAAACCTTTTTGTCGGGTGTATTTGTTACTCTATTGACTTCAGGTTTTTAGTTTCTCAGGTACCTGATGAAGTCCATATAATTTTGCCTATATATCTTCTCATTTGTCAACCAATGCTCACCCCATTTAtgtatggatttaatttgccaAAGATAAGGCAATCCTGTAAAATGCTTCTGTTTAAGAGAAAATAA
- the LOC116327790 gene encoding putative gustatory receptor clone PTE01, with amino-acid sequence MGNSSESFSFVLAAYGNVGALKYMYFVMILFWYLFICVANTVLIVVIRVDRRLHEPMYILLCNLCVNEINSSTSLYPLLLSQMFSDIHGITLTWCFLQMSCMYTSASVEFCSLAAMAYDRYIAICHPFSYNVIMNTERVFLLILLVWIFSFVSFLLSYSFIYSLKFCGDIIDNVYCDHQLIIRLSCSVSIQSSLSIIFFVIMSILLPFTLISVSYLKILAVCRKTSTENKQKAVTTCTPQIVSVSNLFIGCICYSIDFRFLVAQVPDEVRIILAIYLLICQPILTPFMYGFNLPKIRQSCKMLLFKRK; translated from the coding sequence atgGGAAACTCCAGTGAGAGTTTTTCATTTGTGCTGGCTGCTTATGGAAATGTTGGAGCTTTAAAATACATGTATTTTGTAATGATATTGTTCTGGTACCTCTTTATATGTGTGGCCAACACAGTCCTCATTGTGGTCATACGTGTGGACAGAAGGCTGCATGAGCCAATGTATATACTGCTTTGTAATTTatgtgtgaatgaaataaacagcagcacatcacTCTATCCTCTTTTGCTCTCACAGATGTTCTCAGACATCCATGGAATAACCCTGACTTGGTGTTTTCTGCAGATGTCTTGTATGTACACAAGTGCTTCTGTTGAGTTTTGCAGTTTAGCAGCCATGGCCTATGACAGATATATTGCAATCTGTCATCCATTTAGCTATAATGTCATTATGAACACAGAGAGAGTGTTTTTGTTGATTCTGCTTGTGTGGATTTTTTCATTCGTTAGTTTTTTACTCTCATATTCATTCATCTACAGTTTGAAGTTTTGTGGAGATATTATTGATAATGTATATTGTGACCACCAATTAATAATTAGACTTTCATGTTCAGTTTCAATCCAAAGCTCTCTATCTATCATATTCTTTGTCATAATGAGTATTTTATTACCATTCACTCTCATTTCAGTTTCTTACCTGAAGATTTTGGCAGTTTGCCGTAAAACATCcacagaaaacaagcagaaagccGTGACTACTTGCACCCCTCAGATCGTCTCTGTGTCAAACCTGTTTATTGGGTGCATTTGTTACTCTATTGACTTCAGGTTTTTAGTTGCTCAGGTACCAGATGAAGTCCGTATAATTTTGGCTATATATCTCCTCATTTGTCAACCAATACTCACCCCATTTAtgtatggatttaatttgccaAAGATAAGGCAATCCTGTAAAATGCTTCTGtttaagagaaaataa